The proteins below are encoded in one region of Pseudonocardia sp. DSM 110487:
- a CDS encoding class I SAM-dependent methyltransferase, protein MRVPPAQPPTFPDDSQVSAEELLGTAGVARREVGSAESERASRMWWDADADDYLAEHGRDIGEADFMWCPEGLREADARLLGDVTGLRVLEVGCGSAPCSRWLAAQGARPVALDLSAGMLRHAATLSAATGLAVPLVQAGAERLPFADASFDAACSAFGAVPFVAEPERVMREVARVLRPGARWVFAVNHPMRWMFSDDPGPDGLTVQQSYFDRTPYVEIDAEGHATYVEHHRTLGDRVRDTVAAGLVLDDLVEPEWPEDRETVWGQWSPLRGRLFPGTAIFVTHKP, encoded by the coding sequence ATGCGGGTACCCCCTGCTCAACCGCCAACCTTCCCTGATGATTCCCAGGTGAGCGCCGAAGAGTTGCTGGGGACGGCCGGGGTGGCCCGCCGGGAGGTGGGCAGCGCCGAGTCGGAGCGCGCGAGCCGGATGTGGTGGGACGCCGACGCCGACGACTACCTGGCAGAACACGGCCGCGACATCGGCGAGGCCGACTTCATGTGGTGCCCGGAAGGCCTGCGCGAGGCCGACGCCCGCCTGCTCGGCGACGTCACCGGTCTGCGGGTGCTGGAGGTCGGCTGCGGCTCGGCGCCGTGCTCACGGTGGCTCGCCGCGCAGGGTGCCCGCCCCGTGGCGCTCGACCTGTCCGCCGGGATGCTGCGCCACGCAGCCACGCTGAGTGCCGCCACCGGATTGGCGGTACCACTCGTGCAGGCGGGCGCCGAGCGCCTGCCGTTCGCCGACGCCTCCTTCGACGCCGCCTGCTCCGCGTTCGGGGCCGTGCCGTTCGTGGCCGAGCCGGAGCGAGTGATGCGCGAGGTCGCGCGGGTGCTGCGCCCGGGCGCCCGCTGGGTGTTCGCCGTCAACCACCCCATGCGCTGGATGTTCTCCGACGATCCCGGCCCCGACGGGCTCACCGTCCAGCAGTCCTACTTCGACCGCACCCCCTACGTCGAGATCGACGCCGAGGGCCACGCCACCTACGTGGAGCACCACCGCACACTGGGCGACCGCGTCCGCGACACCGTCGCCGCCGGCCTGGTGCTGGACGACCTGGTGGAACCGGAGTGGCCGGAGGACCGGGAGACCGTGTGGGGCCAGTGGTCCCCCCTGCGAGGCCGTCTCTTCCCCGGCACTGCGATCTTCGTGACGCACAAGCCGTAG
- the coaE gene encoding dephospho-CoA kinase, protein MLRVGLTGGIGSGKSTVARRLVERGAVLVDSDVLAREVVAPGTEGLVEVAAAFGDGVLDASGALDRAALAAVVFGDPAALQRLNAIVHPRVRDRSTELIAAAPADAVVVQDIPLLVENGMAPLFPLVVVVHADAEERVRRLVRRGLPEADARARLAAQASDDARRAAADVWLDNSGDERDLDAAVDALWERRLVPFEVNLRERRAVSAGAPRLVGPDPDWPAAAERLRARVAAAVGERGRGVAHIGSTSVPGLPAKDVIDLQLGVESLADADAVRDDLQDAGFPWHPRIDHDNPRPAGSPVWPKRVHGSADPGRVVNLHIREIGSPGWRYALLFRDWLRADAAARAEYLAVKLTAAERYAEDPDADRYVEVKEPWFDAASRQADDWAATSAWVPSLD, encoded by the coding sequence GTGCTGCGCGTCGGCCTCACCGGGGGCATCGGATCGGGCAAGTCGACGGTCGCGCGCCGCCTGGTCGAGCGCGGCGCGGTTCTCGTCGACTCCGACGTGCTGGCCCGCGAGGTCGTCGCCCCCGGCACCGAGGGGCTCGTCGAGGTGGCCGCCGCGTTCGGCGACGGCGTGCTGGACGCATCCGGTGCCCTCGACCGGGCGGCGCTGGCGGCGGTCGTGTTCGGCGACCCGGCCGCCCTGCAACGGCTCAACGCGATCGTGCACCCGCGGGTGCGGGATCGGTCCACCGAGCTCATCGCCGCGGCTCCCGCGGACGCCGTGGTCGTACAGGACATCCCGCTGCTCGTCGAGAACGGCATGGCGCCGCTCTTCCCGCTGGTGGTCGTGGTGCACGCCGACGCGGAGGAGCGGGTGCGGCGGCTCGTGCGGCGCGGCCTGCCCGAGGCGGATGCCCGCGCACGGCTCGCCGCCCAGGCGAGCGACGACGCGCGCCGGGCGGCCGCCGACGTCTGGTTGGACAACTCCGGTGACGAGCGCGATCTCGACGCCGCGGTCGACGCGCTCTGGGAGCGGCGGCTCGTCCCGTTCGAGGTGAACCTGCGGGAGCGCCGGGCCGTCTCGGCCGGCGCGCCGCGGCTCGTCGGCCCGGATCCGGATTGGCCCGCCGCGGCAGAGCGCCTGCGGGCGCGCGTGGCCGCCGCGGTGGGTGAGCGCGGCCGCGGCGTGGCGCACATCGGGTCCACCTCGGTGCCCGGACTGCCCGCCAAGGACGTCATCGATCTGCAGCTCGGGGTCGAGTCGCTCGCCGACGCCGACGCCGTGCGCGACGACCTGCAGGACGCGGGCTTTCCGTGGCACCCGCGCATCGACCACGACAACCCGAGGCCGGCCGGCTCGCCGGTCTGGCCCAAGCGGGTGCACGGCAGCGCGGATCCGGGGCGGGTCGTGAACCTGCACATCCGCGAGATCGGCTCGCCCGGGTGGCGCTACGCGCTGCTCTTCCGCGACTGGCTGCGCGCCGACGCCGCGGCCCGCGCGGAGTACCTCGCCGTCAAGCTGACGGCGGCCGAACGGTACGCGGAGGACCCCGACGCCGACCGGTACGTCGAGGTGAAAGAGCCGTGGTTCGACGCAGCTTCGAGACAGGCCGACGATTGGGCCGCAACTTCCGCATGGGTCCCGTCGTTGGACTGA
- a CDS encoding winged helix DNA-binding domain-containing protein, producing the protein MTWRQVVRWRLRRQLLVEPAADALAVARRVCGLHAQVASCTELIAGIRSATPPDLDTALWRDRSLVRTWAMRGTLHLLPADELDVWVGARTDYESRRRFPPSYEREHGVTGEQVHAITEAVGEVLGAEPLSRAELAAAITARLGDPALAAPLSTGWGAVLKPAASRGLLCSGPSTDGAVSFVNPAAWLGRPLRPIDPSAANREVLLRFLTANGPATAVDVARWWGDQPAPARRWFRENADALTAVEVDGEAGFVVRAEDADELAAVPDSPEGDVVLLPGFDPWVIAPRSHRERAVPPERTSEVSRTAGWISPVLVVDGAVAAVWEHERRDGELAVTIRPFSELPAAVREAVHAPAARYAALLGATDVSVGWG; encoded by the coding sequence GTGACATGGCGGCAAGTGGTGCGGTGGCGGTTGCGGCGGCAGCTCCTCGTCGAGCCCGCGGCCGACGCGCTCGCCGTGGCGCGGCGGGTCTGCGGGCTGCATGCGCAGGTGGCGTCGTGCACCGAGCTGATCGCCGGCATCCGCAGCGCCACCCCGCCCGACCTCGACACGGCGCTGTGGCGCGACCGGTCGCTCGTGCGCACGTGGGCCATGCGCGGCACCTTGCACCTGCTGCCCGCCGACGAGCTCGACGTCTGGGTGGGTGCGCGCACCGACTACGAGTCGCGCCGTCGCTTCCCGCCCTCGTACGAGCGTGAGCACGGCGTCACCGGGGAGCAGGTGCACGCGATCACCGAGGCCGTCGGCGAGGTGCTCGGCGCCGAGCCGCTCAGCAGGGCCGAGCTCGCAGCCGCGATCACCGCTCGGCTCGGCGACCCGGCACTCGCCGCCCCGCTCTCCACCGGCTGGGGCGCCGTGCTCAAACCGGCGGCGAGCCGTGGCCTGCTCTGCTCCGGGCCGTCCACGGACGGCGCGGTCTCGTTCGTCAACCCGGCGGCATGGCTCGGGCGCCCGCTGCGGCCGATCGACCCGTCCGCGGCCAACCGTGAGGTGCTGCTGCGCTTCCTCACCGCCAACGGGCCGGCCACCGCGGTCGACGTCGCCCGCTGGTGGGGCGACCAGCCTGCCCCTGCCCGGCGCTGGTTCCGGGAGAACGCCGACGCGCTCACCGCCGTCGAGGTCGACGGCGAGGCCGGGTTCGTCGTCCGCGCCGAGGACGCCGACGAGCTCGCCGCCGTTCCCGACTCCCCGGAAGGGGACGTCGTGCTGCTCCCCGGCTTCGACCCATGGGTGATCGCGCCGCGCTCCCACCGCGAGCGCGCGGTACCGCCGGAACGCACGTCCGAGGTGTCGCGCACCGCGGGCTGGATCTCCCCCGTCCTCGTCGTCGACGGGGCGGTGGCCGCGGTGTGGGAGCACGAGCGGCGCGACGGGGAGCTCGCGGTCACCATCCGCCCGTTCAGCGAGCTCCCCGCCGCGGTCCGCGAGGCGGTGCACGCACCCGCCGCGCGCTACGCCGCCCTGCTCGGCGCTACCGACGTCAGCGTCGGATGGGGCTGA
- a CDS encoding branched-chain amino acid ABC transporter permease, with the protein MNAAHAAATKVPFGTRLRDWWGSLDRWQQWAVIIPAVVLIYLLPVLNPPLLTTEPGTDFQITLFNAARIALIAIGLNIVVGQAGLLDLGYVGFFAVGAYTTAVFSSPDSFLATEYPWLACIPLAMFVTAVSGLILGAPTLRLRGDYLAIVTLGFGEIVRLLADNLDPLRGQRGFSAIPGPEVARADGSQIFTSTDGTPWYWLTVTVIIVVLMFVGNLERSRVGRAWVAIREDEDAAEAMGVPTFRFKLWAFAMGATVGGLSGSIYAGQIGFINSQGFDIITSILFLAAVVLGGSGNKVGVILGAFIIVYIPDRFQVIAQYRFLIFGLAIIVLMIFRPQGLLGARQRLLTYGRQAYQRLIGKGEQISSESALGKHEEGVLR; encoded by the coding sequence ATGAACGCCGCACACGCCGCCGCCACGAAGGTGCCGTTCGGCACGCGGCTGCGGGACTGGTGGGGTTCGCTGGACCGCTGGCAGCAGTGGGCGGTCATCATTCCCGCCGTCGTGCTCATCTACCTGCTGCCCGTGCTCAACCCGCCGCTGCTCACCACGGAGCCGGGCACCGACTTCCAGATCACGCTGTTCAACGCGGCGCGGATCGCGCTGATCGCGATCGGACTGAACATCGTGGTGGGGCAGGCGGGGCTGCTCGACCTCGGCTACGTCGGCTTCTTCGCCGTCGGCGCATACACGACGGCGGTGTTCTCGAGCCCCGACTCGTTCCTCGCCACCGAGTACCCGTGGCTGGCCTGCATCCCGCTGGCGATGTTCGTCACGGCGGTGTCCGGGCTCATCCTCGGCGCCCCCACGCTGAGGCTGCGCGGCGACTACCTCGCGATCGTCACCCTCGGGTTCGGCGAGATCGTCCGGCTGCTCGCCGACAACCTCGATCCGCTGCGCGGCCAGCGCGGCTTCAGCGCCATCCCCGGCCCCGAGGTCGCACGCGCGGACGGCTCGCAGATCTTCACCTCCACGGACGGCACGCCGTGGTACTGGCTGACCGTCACAGTGATCATCGTGGTGCTCATGTTCGTGGGCAACCTCGAGCGCAGCCGCGTGGGCAGGGCGTGGGTGGCCATCCGGGAGGACGAGGACGCCGCCGAGGCGATGGGTGTGCCGACGTTCCGGTTCAAGCTGTGGGCCTTCGCGATGGGTGCCACCGTCGGCGGGCTGTCCGGCTCGATCTACGCCGGGCAGATCGGCTTCATCAACAGCCAGGGCTTCGACATCATCACGTCGATCCTGTTCCTCGCCGCCGTGGTGCTCGGTGGGTCGGGCAACAAGGTCGGGGTGATCCTCGGCGCGTTCATCATCGTCTACATCCCTGACCGGTTCCAGGTGATCGCCCAGTACCGGTTCCTGATCTTCGGGCTGGCCATCATCGTGCTCATGATCTTCCGCCCGCAGGGCCTCCTCGGTGCCCGCCAGCGCCTGCTGACCTACGGCCGGCAGGCCTACCAGCGCCTGATCGGCAAGGGGGAGCAGATCAGCAGCGAGAGCGCGCTGGGCAAGCACGAGGAAGGGGTGCTCCGGTGA
- a CDS encoding RNA polymerase sigma factor, giving the protein MTASVSQRADLDDDASDGTELVQRPSLSTPAELRVDFGAHLEANYQRLVAQLYAITLNPGEAHDVVQDAYSRAWRSWVAIGRTPDPSAWIRRVAVRSTIRSWRGALARFGIGRPRAIGTGVDDRTRAILRSLARLSPAERRAVVLFHMAGATVEEIAAIEQASETLVHARLTRGRHVVTEGMADVLPDVLGDAAATGYAPGYGLDGAGPARSDDHGLDDPDAHNPAAHDYEGGRR; this is encoded by the coding sequence GTGACCGCTTCGGTCTCCCAGCGTGCCGATCTCGACGACGACGCGTCGGACGGCACCGAGCTGGTGCAGCGGCCCAGCCTCAGCACGCCTGCTGAGCTGCGTGTGGACTTCGGGGCCCACCTCGAAGCCAACTACCAGCGTCTCGTCGCGCAGCTGTACGCCATCACGCTCAACCCGGGCGAGGCCCACGACGTCGTGCAGGACGCCTACTCCCGGGCGTGGCGCAGCTGGGTGGCGATCGGTCGCACCCCCGACCCGAGCGCGTGGATCCGGCGCGTCGCGGTCCGTTCCACCATCCGCAGCTGGCGGGGAGCGCTGGCCCGCTTCGGGATCGGTCGTCCGCGGGCCATCGGCACCGGCGTCGACGACCGCACCCGGGCCATCCTCAGGTCGCTGGCTCGGCTGTCGCCCGCGGAGCGGCGCGCGGTCGTCCTGTTCCACATGGCCGGTGCCACGGTCGAGGAGATCGCGGCCATCGAGCAGGCGTCCGAGACGCTGGTCCACGCCCGGCTGACGCGCGGCCGCCACGTCGTCACGGAGGGGATGGCCGACGTGCTCCCCGACGTGCTGGGCGACGCCGCCGCCACCGGTTACGCCCCCGGCTACGGGCTCGACGGTGCCGGGCCGGCGAGATCCGATGACCACGGGCTCGACGACCCCGATGCCCACAATCCCGCTGCCCACGACTACGAGGGAGGTCGTCGGTGA
- the rpsA gene encoding 30S ribosomal protein S1, whose product MSTDTTAAPTTPQVAVNDIGSEEDFLAAIDQTIKYFNDGDIVEGTIVKVDRDEVLLDIGYKTEGVIPSRELSIKHDVDPAEVVSVGEYVEALVLQKEDKEGRLILSKKRAQYERAWGTIEALKEADEPVEGTVIEVVKGGLILDIGLRGFLPASLVEMRRVRDLQPYVGRKIEAKIIELDKNRNNVVLSRRAWLEQTQSEVRSEFLNQLKQGQVRKGVVSSVVNFGAFVDLGGVDGLVHVSELSWKHIDHPSEVVEVGQEVTVEVLSVEMDRERVSLSLKATQEDPWRLYARTHAIGQIVPGKVTKLVPFGAFVRVEEGIEGLVHISELAERHVEIPEQVVQVGDDCMVKVIDIDLDRRRISLSLKQANEGMTVDTEFDPTRYGMAAEYDDQGNYIYPEGFDVDTGEWKEGFETQREAWEKEYAEAHTRYEQHIAQIRKTAEAEAEAAADGGAANYSSGGEAAPAQTGGSLASDEQLAALREKLSGGA is encoded by the coding sequence ATGTCCACCGACACCACCGCCGCCCCGACCACGCCGCAGGTCGCCGTCAACGACATCGGGTCGGAGGAGGATTTCCTCGCCGCCATCGACCAGACGATCAAGTACTTCAACGATGGCGACATCGTCGAAGGCACGATCGTCAAGGTCGACCGTGACGAGGTCCTGCTCGACATCGGCTACAAGACCGAGGGCGTCATCCCCTCGCGCGAGCTCTCCATCAAGCACGATGTCGACCCCGCTGAGGTCGTGTCGGTCGGTGAGTACGTCGAGGCCCTCGTTCTCCAGAAGGAGGACAAGGAAGGCCGCCTGATCCTGTCCAAGAAGCGCGCGCAGTACGAGCGCGCGTGGGGCACGATCGAGGCCCTCAAGGAGGCCGACGAGCCTGTCGAGGGCACGGTCATCGAGGTCGTCAAGGGCGGCCTGATCCTGGACATCGGGCTCCGCGGCTTCCTGCCGGCCTCGCTGGTCGAGATGCGCCGCGTCCGCGATCTGCAGCCGTACGTCGGCCGCAAGATCGAGGCCAAGATCATCGAGCTCGACAAGAACCGCAACAACGTGGTCCTGTCGCGCCGCGCATGGCTGGAGCAGACCCAGTCCGAGGTCCGCAGCGAGTTCCTCAACCAGCTGAAGCAGGGCCAGGTCCGCAAGGGCGTGGTGTCCTCGGTGGTCAACTTCGGTGCGTTCGTCGACCTCGGTGGGGTCGACGGCCTGGTGCACGTCTCCGAGCTGTCCTGGAAGCACATCGACCACCCGAGCGAGGTCGTCGAGGTCGGCCAGGAGGTCACGGTCGAGGTCCTGTCCGTGGAGATGGACCGCGAGCGCGTCTCGCTGTCGCTCAAGGCCACGCAGGAAGACCCGTGGCGGCTGTACGCCCGCACCCACGCGATCGGGCAGATCGTGCCGGGCAAGGTCACCAAGCTCGTCCCGTTCGGCGCCTTCGTGCGCGTCGAGGAGGGCATCGAGGGCCTGGTGCACATCTCGGAGCTGGCCGAGCGCCACGTCGAGATCCCGGAGCAGGTCGTGCAGGTCGGCGACGACTGCATGGTCAAGGTCATCGACATCGATCTCGACCGGCGGCGCATCTCGCTGTCGCTCAAGCAGGCCAACGAGGGCATGACGGTCGACACCGAGTTCGACCCCACCCGCTACGGCATGGCAGCCGAGTACGACGACCAGGGGAACTACATCTACCCCGAGGGCTTCGACGTCGACACCGGCGAGTGGAAGGAAGGCTTCGAGACTCAGCGCGAGGCCTGGGAGAAGGAGTACGCCGAGGCGCACACGCGCTACGAGCAGCACATCGCGCAGATCCGCAAGACCGCCGAGGCGGAGGCCGAGGCGGCCGCCGACGGCGGGGCTGCCAACTACTCGTCCGGTGGGGAGGCGGCCCCGGCGCAGACCGGCGGCTCGCTCGCCAGCGACGAGCAGCTGGCCGCGCTGCGGGAGAAGCTGTCCGGCGGAGCCTGA
- a CDS encoding branched-chain amino acid ABC transporter permease gives MTHVTSVLAQDPLIDFNFELLVDRFWANTIDGLSYGSIYALVAIGYTLVYGVLRLINFAHSEIFVIGVFAAYFAFVAMGFSPGQSPDLGIVALVGSLLLAALVAMAASGGAAVLLERIAYRPLRKRGAPSLVFLITAIGASFAIQQIFLITLGANSQPTIRLLRPTEVFEVFGARVTNIQIMTVVAAIVLMVVADTFVNRTRLGRGVRAVSQDPATATLMGVNRERVFMLTFLLGGVLAGAAALFYIMTIPAAAVYNGGFLLGIKAFTAAVLGGIGNLRGALLGGLVLGVVENYGQSFFGGEWRDVIAFVLLIIVLMFRPTGILGESLAKARA, from the coding sequence ATCACCCACGTCACGAGCGTGCTCGCGCAGGACCCGCTGATCGACTTCAACTTCGAGTTGCTGGTCGACCGGTTCTGGGCCAACACCATCGACGGCCTGTCCTACGGCTCCATCTACGCCCTGGTGGCAATCGGATACACCCTGGTCTACGGCGTCCTACGATTGATCAACTTCGCGCACAGCGAGATCTTCGTCATCGGCGTCTTCGCCGCCTACTTCGCGTTCGTCGCAATGGGGTTCAGCCCCGGTCAGTCGCCCGACCTGGGGATCGTCGCGCTGGTCGGGTCGCTGCTGCTCGCCGCGCTGGTGGCGATGGCCGCGTCGGGCGGTGCCGCCGTGCTGCTGGAGCGGATCGCGTACCGGCCGCTGCGGAAACGGGGCGCCCCCTCGCTGGTCTTCCTGATCACCGCGATCGGCGCGTCGTTCGCCATCCAGCAGATCTTCCTGATCACGCTCGGCGCCAACTCGCAACCGACGATCCGGCTGCTGCGCCCGACCGAGGTGTTCGAGGTCTTCGGCGCGCGGGTCACGAACATCCAGATCATGACGGTCGTCGCGGCGATCGTGCTGATGGTCGTCGCCGACACGTTCGTCAACCGCACCCGCCTCGGGAGGGGCGTCAGGGCGGTGTCCCAGGACCCGGCGACGGCCACGCTGATGGGCGTCAACCGCGAGCGCGTCTTCATGCTCACGTTCCTGCTCGGCGGCGTGCTTGCCGGCGCGGCCGCGCTGTTCTACATCATGACCATCCCGGCGGCGGCGGTGTACAACGGCGGCTTCCTGCTCGGCATCAAGGCGTTCACCGCCGCGGTGCTCGGCGGGATCGGGAACCTGCGCGGCGCCCTGCTCGGAGGGCTGGTGCTGGGCGTCGTCGAGAACTACGGCCAGTCGTTCTTCGGCGGCGAGTGGCGCGATGTCATCGCATTCGTGCTGCTGATCATCGTGCTGATGTTCCGGCCGACCGGCATCCTCGGTGAGTCGCTCGCGAAGGCGCGCGCATGA
- a CDS encoding DUF402 domain-containing protein: MHPPKTVTFDVPARVNTDTKGFRRPVDEFRETPFGLYMSRAMVNRPTAHWVESWLLPDLGLCVTDWWWNPGHAREQDFYLDICQIVRDGGRWVLTDHYLDIVVRTGHDATVVDVDEFVAAVALGLLAPAAAESAMHTAYRAVDGLASHDHDLNAWLATFGIELSWKERP; the protein is encoded by the coding sequence GTGCACCCGCCGAAGACCGTGACCTTCGACGTCCCGGCCCGCGTGAACACCGACACCAAGGGTTTCCGGCGCCCCGTCGACGAGTTCCGCGAGACGCCGTTCGGCCTCTACATGAGCCGGGCGATGGTCAACCGGCCCACGGCGCACTGGGTGGAGTCATGGCTCCTGCCCGATCTCGGCCTGTGCGTGACGGACTGGTGGTGGAACCCGGGCCATGCCCGGGAGCAGGACTTCTACCTCGACATCTGCCAGATCGTCCGGGACGGCGGGCGCTGGGTGCTCACCGACCACTACCTGGACATCGTGGTGCGCACGGGCCACGACGCGACCGTGGTGGACGTCGACGAGTTCGTGGCGGCAGTGGCGCTCGGCCTGCTCGCTCCCGCCGCGGCCGAGTCGGCGATGCACACCGCTTACCGCGCCGTGGACGGACTGGCGAGCCACGACCACGACCTGAACGCATGGCTCGCGACGTTCGGGATCGAGCTGAGCTGGAAGGAGCGTCCCTAG
- a CDS encoding ABC transporter ATP-binding protein, with amino-acid sequence MTPQERAAHEREVAAAAATDREIAVGVGDTLLELRDLTMRFGGLTALDAVSFSIQRGEILGLIGPNGAGKTTCFNAMTGVFRPTSGDVLLEGRSISRRHRYEITRLGIARTFQNIRLFGEMTALENVMVGTDARHKTSVPGAVFRMPRHYAEERAGVEKSMALLEFVGIADRAAEKARNLPYGYQRRLEIARALATEPKLLCLDEPAAGFNPAEKDDLVALIRKIREDGYTVLVIEHDMRVVMGVTDRIVVLEFGRKIADDEPEAIREDPAVVAAYLGVPDDGSA; translated from the coding sequence ATGACGCCGCAGGAGCGGGCGGCGCACGAGCGGGAGGTGGCGGCAGCAGCCGCCACCGATCGGGAGATCGCCGTCGGCGTCGGCGACACGCTGCTCGAGCTGCGCGACCTCACGATGCGCTTCGGCGGCCTGACCGCCCTCGACGCCGTGTCCTTCTCGATCCAGCGTGGCGAGATCCTCGGGCTGATCGGGCCGAACGGCGCGGGCAAGACCACCTGCTTCAACGCCATGACCGGCGTATTCCGCCCGACGTCGGGCGATGTGCTCCTCGAGGGACGCTCGATCAGCCGCCGCCACCGCTACGAGATCACCCGGCTCGGCATCGCGCGGACGTTCCAGAACATCCGGCTGTTCGGTGAGATGACGGCGCTCGAGAACGTCATGGTGGGCACGGACGCCCGCCACAAGACGAGCGTCCCGGGGGCCGTCTTCCGCATGCCGCGGCACTACGCCGAGGAGCGGGCGGGCGTCGAGAAGTCGATGGCCCTGCTCGAGTTCGTCGGCATCGCCGACCGTGCCGCGGAGAAGGCGCGCAACCTGCCCTACGGCTACCAGCGGCGGCTGGAGATCGCGCGTGCGCTCGCCACCGAGCCGAAGCTGCTGTGCCTCGACGAGCCGGCCGCCGGCTTCAACCCCGCGGAGAAGGACGACCTGGTCGCCCTGATCCGCAAGATCAGGGAGGACGGGTACACCGTCCTCGTCATCGAGCACGACATGAGGGTGGTGATGGGCGTCACCGACCGCATCGTCGTCCTCGAGTTCGGACGCAAGATCGCTGACGACGAGCCGGAGGCGATCCGCGAAGACCCCGCCGTCGTGGCGGCGTACCTGGGGGTGCCCGACGATGGCTCTGCTTGA
- a CDS encoding ABC transporter ATP-binding protein gives MLELDGVAVHYGRIQALSDVSVTVEAGEIVALIGANGAGKTTTMRAVSGLLPLSAGRVVFEGEDITRLRADLRVRRGICQAPEGRGVFPGLTVLENLDMGAYSRKDRRTAAYREDLDHVFELFPRLAERRNQAGGTLSGGEQQMVAIGRALMARPRVLLLDEPSMGLAPQIIQQIFRIISSINADRGTTVLLVEQNASQALALAHRAYVLETGRVVQHGTGRQLLDDPAVRNAYLGVA, from the coding sequence CTGCTTGAGCTGGACGGCGTGGCCGTGCACTACGGGCGCATCCAGGCGCTCTCGGACGTGTCGGTCACGGTGGAGGCAGGCGAGATCGTGGCCCTGATCGGCGCCAACGGTGCCGGCAAGACCACCACGATGCGGGCCGTCTCCGGGCTGTTGCCGCTGAGCGCGGGCCGGGTGGTCTTCGAGGGCGAGGACATCACGCGGCTGCGGGCCGACCTGCGGGTCCGCCGCGGGATCTGCCAGGCGCCGGAGGGTCGCGGCGTGTTCCCGGGCCTCACGGTGCTGGAGAACCTCGACATGGGGGCCTACAGCCGCAAGGACCGGCGCACGGCCGCCTACCGCGAGGACCTGGACCACGTGTTCGAGCTGTTCCCGCGCCTCGCGGAGCGGCGCAACCAGGCGGGCGGCACCCTGTCCGGCGGCGAGCAGCAGATGGTCGCGATCGGCCGCGCGCTGATGGCGCGGCCCCGGGTGCTGCTGCTCGACGAGCCGTCGATGGGGCTCGCGCCGCAGATCATCCAGCAGATCTTCCGGATCATCAGCAGCATCAACGCCGACCGGGGCACCACCGTGCTGCTGGTGGAGCAGAACGCGAGCCAGGCCCTCGCCCTCGCGCACCGGGCGTACGTGCTGGAGACGGGGCGGGTGGTGCAGCACGGCACCGGCCGTCAGCTGCTCGACGATCCTGCCGTGCGCAACGCTTACCTCGGCGTGGCCTGA
- a CDS encoding hotdog fold thioesterase encodes MPIDPAELTLPDAPEQLPKLMGIEFVSLSLDEVVGTMPVAGNRQPFGLLHGGANAVLAETLGSTLSALHALPDRFPVGLELACTHHRSATEGLVTGVARPIHVGRSTSTTEIVITDAEGRRTCTAKLTCLHRDTRPSGF; translated from the coding sequence ATGCCCATCGACCCGGCCGAGCTCACGCTTCCCGACGCACCCGAGCAGCTCCCCAAGCTGATGGGCATCGAGTTCGTCTCGCTGAGCCTCGACGAGGTGGTCGGCACCATGCCGGTGGCAGGCAACCGCCAGCCGTTCGGGCTGCTGCACGGCGGCGCCAACGCCGTGCTGGCCGAGACGCTCGGCTCCACGCTCTCGGCGCTGCACGCGCTGCCCGACCGGTTCCCGGTCGGCCTCGAGCTCGCGTGCACCCACCACCGATCGGCCACAGAAGGGCTGGTCACCGGGGTGGCCCGGCCGATCCACGTCGGCCGCAGCACGTCCACCACCGAGATCGTGATCACCGACGCCGAGGGCAGGCGCACCTGCACGGCGAAGCTGACCTGCCTGCACCGGGACACCCGGCCGTCCGGGTTCTGA